The following proteins are encoded in a genomic region of Oceanibaculum nanhaiense:
- a CDS encoding cryptochrome/photolyase family protein, producing MARDSDRPVLLWFRQDLRLADNPALCAAMASGQPVLPVYILDDETPGTWRTGDAARWWLHHSLTALSRDLDALGLPLVLRCGDSRQIISDLVSETGAAAVYWNRCYEPFARKRDETIKAALKRDGIAARSFNSALLHEPWTVENKAGEPFRVYSAFWRACLAKDGPEAPLPTPEALESTPAPAPQGDRLADWALLPTAPNWARSFEAAWTPGEAGARDRLTGFLDAAVNRYKAERDRPDIEATSRLSPHLHFGEIGPRQIWHATRADIAAHDLNEASAEKFLSEVGWREFAHHLLYHNDTLPDHPLRPEFADFPWHENGDALAAWQRGRTGFPIVDAGMRELWATGWMHNRVRMIVASFLVKDLLIPWQEGEAWFWDTLVDADLANNAASWQWVAGCGADAAPYFRIFNPVLQGEKFDPDGAYVRRWVPELAKMPASHIHKPWLAPDDVMRQAGVTLGETYPTPIVDHGTARDRALDAFSRIKKAA from the coding sequence ATGGCACGAGACAGCGATAGGCCCGTTCTCCTCTGGTTTCGCCAGGATCTGCGTCTTGCAGATAATCCGGCGCTGTGCGCGGCCATGGCCAGCGGCCAGCCGGTCCTGCCCGTCTATATCCTGGATGATGAGACGCCCGGCACCTGGCGGACCGGCGATGCTGCACGCTGGTGGCTGCACCACAGCCTGACGGCGCTGTCCCGCGACCTTGACGCGCTGGGCCTGCCGCTTGTCCTGCGGTGCGGCGATTCACGGCAGATCATCTCCGATCTCGTCAGCGAAACCGGTGCTGCGGCGGTGTACTGGAACCGCTGCTACGAGCCATTCGCCCGCAAGCGGGACGAGACCATCAAGGCCGCGCTGAAACGCGATGGGATCGCGGCGCGCAGCTTCAATTCGGCCCTGCTGCACGAACCCTGGACCGTCGAGAACAAGGCCGGCGAGCCGTTCCGCGTCTATTCCGCCTTCTGGCGCGCCTGTCTTGCCAAGGACGGACCGGAAGCGCCGCTGCCCACCCCGGAAGCACTGGAATCCACACCTGCCCCTGCGCCCCAAGGCGACAGGCTGGCGGATTGGGCGCTGCTGCCCACCGCACCGAACTGGGCCAGGAGCTTCGAGGCCGCATGGACACCCGGCGAGGCTGGCGCGCGCGACCGGCTGACCGGCTTTCTCGACGCTGCGGTGAACCGCTACAAGGCAGAACGCGACCGGCCGGATATCGAGGCGACCTCGCGGCTGTCGCCACATCTGCATTTCGGCGAGATCGGCCCCCGCCAGATCTGGCACGCGACCCGCGCCGACATTGCCGCTCACGACCTTAACGAGGCCAGCGCCGAGAAATTCCTGTCCGAGGTTGGCTGGCGCGAATTCGCCCATCACCTGCTCTATCACAACGACACCCTGCCGGATCATCCGTTGCGCCCGGAATTCGCGGACTTCCCCTGGCACGAGAACGGCGACGCGCTGGCCGCCTGGCAGCGCGGCCGCACTGGCTTCCCCATCGTCGATGCCGGCATGCGGGAGCTGTGGGCGACCGGCTGGATGCACAACCGGGTGCGCATGATCGTCGCCTCCTTCCTGGTGAAGGATCTGCTGATCCCCTGGCAGGAAGGCGAGGCCTGGTTCTGGGACACGCTGGTCGATGCCGATCTCGCCAACAATGCCGCAAGCTGGCAATGGGTCGCCGGCTGCGGCGCGGATGCGGCACCCTATTTCCGCATCTTCAACCCGGTGCTGCAGGGCGAGAAATTCGACCCGGACGGCGCCTATGTCCGGCGCTGGGTGCCGGAGCTGGCGAAAATGCCGGCCTCCCATATCCACAAGCCCTGGCTCGCCCCCGACGATGTGATGCGTCAGGCCGGCGTGACGCTCGGCGAGACCTACCCCACCCCCATCGTGGATCACGGCACGGCGCGCGACCGCGCGCTCGACGCCTTCTCCCGCATCAAGAAAGCGGCCTGA
- a CDS encoding cyclic nucleotide-binding domain-containing protein, with the protein MAKPKILDRRVFYAGALLFREGELGSHAYLIESGRVEVFVGRNEAETVLADLGPGEIIGEMALIAKGPRQASVRALELTVCSTINEQVMDRLLESCEPGVKALLKVLMKRLYATNMMLADHLHRDAEMGRWN; encoded by the coding sequence ATGGCCAAGCCCAAGATTCTCGACCGTCGGGTGTTTTATGCCGGCGCGCTGCTGTTCCGGGAGGGTGAGCTGGGCAGTCACGCCTACCTCATCGAATCCGGCCGGGTGGAAGTCTTTGTCGGCCGCAACGAGGCGGAGACGGTGCTGGCCGATCTCGGTCCCGGCGAGATCATCGGCGAGATGGCGCTGATCGCCAAGGGGCCGCGCCAGGCCTCGGTGCGGGCGCTGGAACTCACCGTCTGCTCGACGATCAACGAGCAGGTCATGGATCGGCTGCTGGAAAGCTGCGAGCCGGGCGTGAAGGCGCTGCTGAAAGTACTGATGAAGCGGCTCTACGCCACCAACATGATGCTGGCCGACCATCTGCACCGCGATGCCGAAATGGGGCGCTGGAACTAG
- a CDS encoding DUF1365 domain-containing protein: MNNQMTPDTAWKSCLYRGRVTHSRLTPFRHKFHYRVFSLLVDLDELPVLDAGLRLFSYNRANLLSFHDRDHGPRDGSALRPWVEHHLAAAGIDIDGGRISLLCFPRLMGFAFNPLSIYYCRDRQDRLAAILYEVKNTFGQQHGYLLPVPAGRQPGAPILQRHDKGFYVSPFLPMECRYRFRLNEPDESLSILIRQDEAGPDGKPLLAATHNAQRAALTDATLLSAFARHPLMTLKVVAGIHWEALRLWRKGARFHSRPTPPLEEVSIWSDPALANGRHDK, encoded by the coding sequence ATGAACAACCAGATGACGCCAGATACGGCCTGGAAATCCTGCCTCTATCGCGGGCGGGTGACGCACAGCCGGCTGACGCCGTTCCGGCACAAATTCCATTACCGGGTCTTCTCGCTGCTGGTCGATCTGGACGAGTTGCCGGTGCTCGATGCCGGGCTGCGGCTGTTCTCCTACAATCGCGCGAATCTGCTCAGCTTCCATGACCGCGACCATGGCCCGCGCGACGGCAGCGCGCTACGCCCCTGGGTCGAGCACCATCTGGCCGCCGCCGGCATCGATATTGATGGCGGACGAATCTCGCTGCTCTGCTTTCCGCGCCTCATGGGCTTCGCCTTCAATCCGCTGTCGATCTATTACTGCCGCGACCGCCAGGACCGGCTGGCGGCGATCCTCTACGAGGTGAAGAACACCTTCGGCCAGCAGCATGGCTATCTGCTGCCCGTCCCAGCGGGCCGGCAGCCCGGCGCACCGATCCTGCAGCGCCACGACAAGGGCTTCTATGTCTCGCCCTTCCTGCCGATGGAATGCCGCTACCGCTTCCGGCTGAACGAGCCGGACGAGAGCCTGTCCATCCTGATCCGCCAGGACGAGGCTGGCCCCGACGGAAAGCCGCTGCTGGCCGCCACCCACAATGCGCAGCGTGCGGCACTTACCGACGCCACGCTTCTGAGTGCCTTCGCCCGCCACCCGCTGATGACCCTGAAAGTGGTCGCCGGCATCCATTGGGAGGCGCTGCGTCTGTGGCGCAAGGGCGCGCGGTTCCATTCCCGCCCCACGCCGCCCCTGGAAGAAGTTTCGATCTGGTCCGACCCCGCCCTCGCAAACGGGAGACATGACAAGTGA
- a CDS encoding nuclear transport factor 2 family protein yields MKDAVAAYGRFFETIAPDSLDRLDGIVAPDVRFVDPFNDVTGIEGYRAVFRHMFETVDQPRFTILRTAIDGDTAFYRWRFSFRRKGVADIWTIEGMSEVRFLANGLVAAHIDHWDAASQLYERLPVIGTLLRWIRRKLAV; encoded by the coding sequence GTGAAAGATGCCGTCGCGGCCTATGGCCGCTTTTTCGAAACCATCGCGCCAGACAGCCTGGACCGGCTGGACGGGATCGTGGCACCCGATGTCCGCTTCGTCGATCCATTCAACGACGTGACCGGCATCGAGGGGTATCGCGCGGTCTTCCGGCATATGTTCGAGACGGTGGACCAGCCGCGTTTCACCATATTGCGCACCGCCATCGACGGCGATACGGCGTTTTATCGCTGGCGGTTCAGCTTCCGCCGCAAGGGCGTGGCGGACATCTGGACCATCGAGGGGATGAGCGAGGTGCGCTTCCTGGCCAACGGTCTGGTGGCCGCGCATATCGACCATTGGGATGCAGCATCGCAGCTCTATGAGCGCCTGCCGGTCATCGGCACACTGCTGCGGTGGATCAGGCGGAAGCTGGCGGTGTAG
- a CDS encoding helix-turn-helix domain-containing protein — MSIAPAIDQDKVTQSFLAEGSGWSVSDVICRCGPEDKPYEEQHGPAVIAAVLSGNFVYRSDRGSTLMAAGSLMLGNEGACYSCGHEHGAGDRCLAFHFAPEFMAEVAGALPGVKHIDFPQHRLPPVTALSPLFAAAEAALSEQDALALEELALRMAGAALRLSHADAASPERTRDLARIATAARLIEAHHPEPLSVADIAAAVGLSRYHFLRRFSTVLGVTPYQYLLNRRLRAAARALREDRMSVLDAALSAGFGDLSEFTRRFRRTFGQTPASWRRGKMV, encoded by the coding sequence ATGAGCATCGCCCCTGCCATCGATCAGGACAAGGTCACCCAGAGCTTCCTCGCCGAGGGCTCCGGCTGGAGCGTCAGCGACGTGATCTGCCGCTGCGGACCTGAGGACAAACCCTATGAGGAACAGCACGGCCCGGCGGTGATCGCTGCCGTGCTGTCGGGCAATTTCGTCTATCGCTCGGACCGGGGCAGCACGCTGATGGCAGCGGGATCGCTGATGCTGGGGAATGAAGGCGCCTGCTATTCCTGCGGGCATGAACATGGCGCCGGCGACCGCTGCCTTGCCTTCCATTTCGCACCGGAATTCATGGCGGAGGTCGCAGGCGCTCTGCCCGGCGTAAAACATATCGATTTCCCGCAGCACCGGCTGCCACCCGTGACGGCCTTGTCGCCGCTGTTCGCGGCGGCGGAAGCCGCGCTGTCGGAGCAGGATGCACTGGCATTGGAGGAGCTGGCGCTGCGGATGGCCGGCGCGGCCTTGCGCCTCAGCCATGCCGACGCGGCGTCACCGGAACGGACGCGCGATCTCGCCCGCATCGCAACCGCCGCGCGGCTGATCGAGGCGCACCATCCCGAACCGCTATCGGTCGCCGATATCGCCGCCGCGGTCGGCCTCAGCCGCTATCACTTCCTGCGCCGGTTCAGCACCGTGCTTGGGGTCACACCCTATCAATATCTGCTGAACCGCCGACTGCGGGCGGCCGCCCGCGCCTTGCGCGAGGACCGCATGAGCGTGCTGGACGCGGCGCTATCGGCCGGATTCGGCGATCTGTCGGAATTCACCCGGCGCTTCCGCCGCACCTTCGGCCAGACGCCAGCTTCCTGGCGACGCGGCAAGATGGTCTAG
- a CDS encoding NAD(P)/FAD-dependent oxidoreductase, whose protein sequence is MRLAIVGSGISGMGAAWLLHQQHEITIYEKENRIGGHANTVEADVGGRTIPVDTGFIVFNDRNYPNLRGLFGQIDVPYQNSEMSFAVSIDDGRLEYGGGSIPQLFAQKRNLLRPRFGRMVHDILRFFREAPALLEGDPGTLSLGEYLKRNRYSDGFLYDHLLPMAAAIWSCPVETMLEFPAASFARFFHNHGLMSVNDRPQWMTVTGGSREYVRRLTSPFADRFRLGNAAVSVRRVPGGVMVRGSDGEETLYDQVILACHADQSLALLQDSDAAERDIMGRCRYQPNEAVLHCDPALMPKRRAVWSSWNYLAEGEAYDREVAVTYWMNLLQGIDPAHPLFVTLNPIRQPDPAKVFARISYSHPVFDGPAIQAQKEMNHIQGTRGLWFCGAWGGYGFHEDGLKSGIAVALALGADVPWQTDVKPAGQPATAAKPLLAGD, encoded by the coding sequence ATGAGACTTGCGATCGTCGGCAGCGGCATTTCCGGCATGGGTGCCGCATGGCTGCTGCACCAGCAGCACGAGATCACAATCTATGAGAAGGAAAACCGGATCGGCGGCCACGCCAATACGGTGGAGGCCGATGTCGGCGGCCGGACGATCCCGGTCGATACTGGTTTCATCGTGTTCAACGACCGCAACTACCCGAACCTGCGCGGCCTGTTCGGGCAGATCGACGTGCCCTATCAGAACAGCGAGATGTCCTTCGCCGTTTCTATCGATGACGGACGCCTGGAATATGGCGGCGGCAGTATCCCGCAGCTTTTCGCGCAGAAGCGCAACCTGCTGCGCCCGCGCTTCGGCCGCATGGTCCATGACATTCTGCGCTTCTTCCGTGAAGCGCCGGCGCTGCTGGAGGGCGATCCCGGCACGCTGTCGCTGGGTGAGTATCTGAAGCGCAACCGCTATTCCGACGGCTTCCTGTACGACCATCTGCTGCCGATGGCCGCCGCCATCTGGTCCTGCCCGGTGGAGACCATGCTGGAGTTCCCGGCCGCCAGCTTCGCGCGCTTCTTTCACAATCACGGTCTGATGTCGGTGAATGACCGGCCGCAATGGATGACGGTCACCGGCGGCAGCCGTGAATATGTGCGGCGCCTGACATCCCCCTTCGCCGACCGGTTCCGCCTCGGCAATGCGGCGGTATCGGTACGGCGCGTGCCCGGCGGCGTGATGGTACGCGGTTCCGACGGCGAGGAAACGCTGTACGACCAGGTGATCCTGGCCTGCCATGCCGACCAGTCGCTGGCTCTGCTGCAGGATTCCGACGCCGCCGAGCGCGACATTATGGGCCGGTGTCGCTACCAGCCGAACGAGGCGGTGCTACACTGCGATCCTGCCCTGATGCCGAAGCGCCGCGCTGTCTGGTCGAGCTGGAACTATCTGGCCGAGGGCGAGGCCTATGACCGCGAGGTGGCCGTCACCTACTGGATGAACCTGCTGCAGGGCATCGATCCCGCCCATCCGCTGTTTGTCACGCTGAACCCGATCCGCCAGCCCGATCCGGCAAAGGTTTTCGCGCGGATATCCTACAGCCATCCGGTATTCGACGGTCCGGCCATACAGGCACAGAAGGAGATGAACCATATCCAGGGGACGCGCGGCCTTTGGTTCTGCGGCGCCTGGGGCGGTTACGGTTTCCACGAAGATGGGTTAAAATCGGGCATTGCCGTCGCATTGGCGCTGGGTGCCGATGTGCCGTGGCAGACCGACGTGAAGCCCGCCGGTCAGCCCGCAACCGCTGCCAAACCGCTGCTGGCAGGCGACTGA
- a CDS encoding DUF3833 domain-containing protein, which produces MFRAAATLLAAALLLGGCSTMKPEDFAGSEPKLTVEEYFIGKSRAWGIFQDRFGTLKRSFTVDIEGRQEGDEFVLTEDFLYDDGETDRRVWRIRKLDEHRYEGRADDVVGTATGIAYGKALNWRYDFDLKVGERTIRVHFDDWMFRQDEKVMVNRATVSKFGIELGEVTLFFLRENGKQSASLAAE; this is translated from the coding sequence ATGTTCCGCGCCGCAGCGACGCTACTGGCTGCCGCTCTTCTGCTGGGAGGATGCAGCACCATGAAGCCTGAGGATTTCGCCGGCTCCGAGCCGAAGCTGACCGTCGAGGAGTATTTCATCGGCAAGAGCCGCGCCTGGGGCATTTTCCAGGACCGGTTCGGCACGCTGAAGCGCAGCTTCACGGTCGATATCGAAGGCCGGCAGGAAGGCGACGAGTTCGTCCTCACCGAGGATTTCCTCTATGATGATGGCGAGACCGACCGCCGCGTCTGGCGCATCCGCAAGCTGGACGAGCACCGCTATGAAGGAAGGGCCGATGATGTGGTCGGCACCGCAACCGGCATCGCCTACGGCAAGGCGCTGAACTGGCGTTACGATTTCGACCTGAAGGTGGGTGAACGCACGATCCGCGTGCATTTCGACGACTGGATGTTCCGCCAGGACGAGAAGGTGATGGTAAACCGCGCCACGGTCAGCAAGTTCGGCATCGAGCTGGGCGAGGTGACCCTGTTCTTCCTGCGCGAGAACGGCAAGCAGAGCGCCTCCCTGGCGGCGGAGTGA
- a CDS encoding putative glycolipid-binding domain-containing protein has protein sequence MTPKMRTLMWRRDWDGNSMEQATVRRDDSGIEIAGTVLLAEKGAPLRVEYRLQCDAGWITRRVEVSQDFEGATQSLTLLHDGTGNWRLNGAAAPDLAGCTDIDLGVSPSTNALPVNRLRPAIGETTEIRAAWVRFPEMIVTAAPQAYDRLAERRYRYRNLDSDFKAVLEVDEDGFPIDYESIWTRIADGAPARGLTHVLAAALFSSGPSPELGEAAKAFDWVIGGWRAEVFDYAEDGTARTGEGEWWFSWALEGRVIQDIWIAPPRGEREGGDLPVRDRYSTTLRWLDGDGETWRILWLNPVTGVLNRLSGRLTDGRIVLEGEEYGHPARWSFNDITPDSFVWRGESQQEDGSWRLDAEFRLLRITPR, from the coding sequence ATGACACCGAAGATGCGGACCCTGATGTGGCGGCGCGACTGGGACGGCAACAGCATGGAACAGGCCACCGTTCGCCGTGACGATTCGGGAATCGAAATCGCCGGCACCGTGCTGCTGGCGGAGAAGGGCGCCCCTTTGCGCGTCGAATACCGGCTGCAGTGCGATGCCGGCTGGATCACAAGGCGGGTCGAGGTCAGTCAGGATTTCGAGGGCGCAACGCAGAGCCTGACCTTGCTGCATGACGGCACGGGCAACTGGCGGCTGAACGGCGCGGCCGCCCCGGATCTTGCCGGCTGCACCGATATCGATCTGGGCGTGAGCCCTTCGACCAATGCGCTGCCGGTGAACCGGCTGCGTCCTGCCATCGGGGAGACAACGGAAATCCGTGCCGCCTGGGTGCGGTTTCCGGAGATGATTGTGACGGCGGCGCCGCAGGCCTATGACCGGCTGGCGGAGCGGCGTTACCGCTACCGCAATCTGGACAGTGACTTCAAGGCGGTGCTGGAAGTCGATGAGGACGGGTTCCCCATCGATTACGAAAGCATCTGGACGCGCATCGCCGATGGCGCGCCGGCGCGCGGACTGACCCATGTGCTGGCCGCTGCCCTCTTCTCGTCCGGCCCGTCGCCGGAACTGGGGGAGGCGGCGAAGGCTTTCGACTGGGTGATCGGCGGCTGGCGTGCCGAAGTGTTCGACTATGCCGAGGATGGCACGGCACGCACCGGCGAGGGCGAATGGTGGTTCAGCTGGGCACTGGAGGGCCGGGTCATCCAGGATATCTGGATCGCCCCGCCCCGTGGTGAACGAGAGGGCGGCGACCTGCCGGTCCGCGACCGCTACAGCACCACGCTGCGCTGGCTCGATGGGGATGGCGAGACCTGGCGCATCCTCTGGCTGAACCCGGTGACCGGCGTGCTGAACCGGCTGTCCGGCCGCCTGACGGATGGCCGGATCGTGCTGGAAGGCGAGGAATATGGCCACCCGGCGCGCTGGAGCTTCAACGACATCACGCCGGATAGCTTCGTCTGGCGCGGCGAGAGCCAGCAGGAGGACGGCAGCTGGCGGCTGGATGCCGAATTCCGGCTGCTGCGGATCACCCCACGCTGA
- a CDS encoding SAM-dependent methyltransferase, which translates to MSDATLTIDGRTWIAQTRRRPDRSLTRWMWLGLKMLRNLSHGTLIVVLPDGRRFRFDSPHDGPEATILVRDQRMARRWFMGGSVGWSESYLDGEWDSPDPARVVELFSANITALEQHIDGNWWSRLAGRALHALNRNNRRGSQRNIAYHYDLGNEFYRRWLDPSMTYSAAVFESGQQDLEAAQRAKYRRICTLLDAKPGQHVLEIGCGWGGFAEMAAGEFGLKVTGITLSQEQHAYATERMARAGLSDRVELRLQDYRDVAERYDRIASIEMFEAVGERYWPVFFDKVKSCLKEDGRAAMQVITIADDRFEAYRSSPDFIQRYIFPGGMLPSDSILRGLVRDAGMVLTQDDGFGLDYARTLRHWSDAFKTAWPDIRELGFDERFQRMWEFYLHYCEGGFRSGSIDVRQIAFKR; encoded by the coding sequence GTGAGCGACGCGACCCTGACCATCGATGGCCGCACCTGGATCGCCCAGACACGGCGCCGCCCGGACCGCAGCCTGACACGCTGGATGTGGCTTGGCCTGAAGATGCTGCGCAACCTCAGCCACGGCACGCTGATCGTCGTGCTGCCGGACGGCAGGCGGTTCCGTTTCGACAGCCCGCATGACGGGCCGGAGGCAACCATCCTGGTGCGTGACCAGCGCATGGCGCGGCGCTGGTTCATGGGCGGCAGCGTCGGCTGGTCGGAATCCTACCTCGATGGCGAATGGGACAGCCCCGATCCCGCCCGGGTGGTGGAGCTGTTCTCCGCCAACATCACCGCGCTGGAACAGCATATTGACGGCAATTGGTGGAGCCGCCTGGCCGGCCGCGCGCTGCACGCGCTGAACCGCAACAACCGGCGCGGCAGCCAGCGCAACATCGCCTATCACTACGATCTGGGGAATGAGTTCTACCGGCGCTGGCTCGACCCTTCGATGACCTATTCCGCGGCGGTGTTCGAGAGCGGCCAGCAGGATCTGGAAGCCGCCCAGCGTGCCAAGTACCGTCGCATCTGCACCCTGCTGGACGCCAAACCCGGCCAGCATGTGCTGGAGATCGGCTGCGGCTGGGGCGGGTTCGCGGAAATGGCGGCCGGCGAGTTCGGCCTGAAGGTCACCGGCATCACCCTGTCGCAAGAGCAGCATGCCTACGCCACCGAGCGGATGGCCCGCGCCGGCCTTTCCGACCGCGTGGAACTGCGCCTGCAGGATTACCGCGATGTGGCGGAACGCTACGACCGCATCGCCTCCATTGAAATGTTCGAGGCGGTGGGCGAACGTTACTGGCCGGTCTTCTTCGACAAGGTGAAATCCTGCCTCAAGGAGGATGGCAGGGCGGCGATGCAGGTCATCACCATCGCCGACGACCGGTTCGAGGCCTATCGCAGCTCCCCCGACTTCATCCAGCGCTATATCTTTCCCGGCGGCATGCTGCCGTCAGACAGCATCCTGCGCGGGCTGGTGCGCGATGCCGGCATGGTGCTGACCCAGGATGACGGCTTCGGGCTGGATTATGCCCGTACGCTGCGCCACTGGAGCGACGCCTTCAAGACCGCCTGGCCGGACATCCGTGAACTGGGCTTCGACGAGCGTTTCCAGCGCATGTGGGAATTCTATCTGCACTATTGCGAGGGCGGGTTCCGGTCCGGCAGCATCGACGTGCGCCAGATCGCCTTCAAACGCTAG
- a CDS encoding MFS transporter produces the protein MEQSLPDHRPLARRLLAAYGLPGLPMAALGLPLFIYLPTFYAADLGLNLTAVGAVLLLARLWDGVTDPAIGVLSDRTVSRWGRRRPWMIAGLPVTLLAMWMLFVPPQGAGIAHLLGWSMLLYLGWTMISLPHSAWGAELSPDYHERSRITASRELFVVLGTLIAAGLPALVEGGNAAVLKVLALTLLIALPLTILLACAAVGEPPRPAPRTSNWRLAIRVLAANRPFRRLIVAYLLNGIANGLPATLVLLFAAQVLQLGELSGLFLTVYFGCGILSIPVWIAASRKLEKHRAWCMAMLLNCLFFAPVPFLGAGDMAGFLAICVLTGLCLGADLALPPSMQADVVDIDTAESGAHRAGLYFALWGVATKLALALAVGIAFPILDLFGFQAASGSVNDPAALTTLAALYAIAPILFKLAAIALMWGYPIGAAEHAAVKRRIETVP, from the coding sequence ATGGAGCAATCCCTCCCCGATCATCGGCCCCTCGCGCGCCGGCTGCTGGCCGCCTATGGTCTGCCCGGCCTGCCGATGGCGGCGCTGGGATTGCCGCTGTTCATCTACCTGCCGACCTTCTACGCCGCCGATCTGGGGCTGAACCTCACGGCGGTGGGCGCGGTGCTGCTGCTGGCCCGGCTGTGGGATGGGGTAACCGACCCGGCGATCGGCGTGCTCAGCGACCGCACCGTCAGCCGATGGGGCCGCCGCCGTCCCTGGATGATCGCCGGCCTGCCGGTCACGCTGCTCGCCATGTGGATGCTGTTCGTGCCGCCGCAGGGTGCCGGCATCGCGCATCTGCTGGGCTGGTCGATGCTGCTCTATCTCGGCTGGACGATGATCTCCCTGCCGCATTCCGCCTGGGGGGCGGAGCTGTCGCCCGATTATCATGAACGTTCCCGCATCACCGCCTCGCGCGAGCTGTTCGTCGTGCTGGGAACACTGATCGCCGCCGGCCTGCCGGCGCTGGTCGAGGGCGGCAACGCCGCTGTGCTCAAGGTGCTTGCTCTCACCCTGCTGATCGCCCTGCCGCTGACCATCCTTCTGGCCTGTGCCGCCGTGGGTGAACCGCCGCGCCCCGCGCCGCGTACAAGTAACTGGAGGCTGGCAATCAGGGTGCTGGCCGCGAACAGACCCTTCCGCCGGCTGATCGTGGCCTATCTGCTGAATGGCATCGCAAACGGCCTGCCGGCAACACTTGTACTTTTATTCGCGGCCCAGGTGCTTCAACTGGGCGAATTGAGCGGCCTGTTCCTGACGGTGTATTTCGGATGCGGCATTCTCTCCATACCAGTTTGGATCGCGGCCAGCCGCAAGCTGGAGAAGCACCGCGCCTGGTGTATGGCGATGCTGCTGAACTGCCTGTTCTTCGCGCCGGTGCCCTTTCTGGGTGCGGGCGACATGGCGGGGTTCCTGGCGATCTGCGTGCTGACCGGCCTGTGCCTGGGTGCCGATCTCGCCCTGCCGCCCTCGATGCAGGCCGATGTGGTGGATATCGACACGGCCGAGAGCGGGGCGCACCGCGCCGGCCTGTATTTCGCGCTGTGGGGCGTGGCGACGAAGCTGGCGCTGGCGCTGGCCGTGGGCATCGCTTTCCCGATCCTCGACCTGTTCGGCTTTCAGGCGGCGAGCGGCAGCGTGAACGACCCGGCCGCGCTGACAACCCTGGCCGCGCTCTACGCCATTGCCCCGATCCTGTTCAAGCTGGCCGCCATCGCGCTGATGTGGGGCTATCCGATCGGCGCAGCCGAGCATGCGGCGGTGAAACGCCGGATCGAGACCGTGCCATGA
- a CDS encoding SDR family NAD(P)-dependent oxidoreductase translates to MNSDKPGGRLVWITGASYGLGREVALQLAARGDRVAVSARSADKLKALAGEAPEGCILPYELDVTDRQAVADTVARIEAEQGPIDLALLNAGTHEPISAGDFNVDTVRTLVELNLMGTANCLEPLLSRFRARGQGHIAIVASVAGYRGLPTSAAYGATKAGLINMAESLKPECDRLGIKLQIVNPGFVRTPLTDKNPFPMPFLMEPEDAAAALIRGLDGNGFEVSFPKRFTWMLKFLRCLPYALYFPMISRATKQ, encoded by the coding sequence ATGAACAGCGATAAACCTGGCGGCCGGCTGGTCTGGATCACCGGCGCCAGCTACGGGCTGGGCCGTGAAGTCGCCCTGCAGCTTGCCGCGCGTGGCGACCGGGTGGCGGTCAGCGCGCGCTCGGCGGACAAGCTGAAGGCGCTGGCGGGGGAAGCGCCGGAAGGGTGCATCCTGCCCTACGAACTGGACGTCACCGACCGGCAGGCGGTTGCCGATACCGTCGCCCGCATCGAGGCGGAGCAGGGCCCTATCGACCTGGCGCTGCTGAATGCCGGCACGCATGAGCCTATCAGCGCCGGCGATTTCAACGTCGATACGGTGCGCACGCTCGTCGAGCTGAACCTGATGGGGACGGCAAACTGCCTAGAGCCGTTGCTCTCCCGTTTCAGGGCGCGCGGGCAGGGGCACATCGCCATCGTCGCCTCGGTCGCCGGCTATCGCGGGCTGCCGACCTCTGCCGCCTATGGGGCGACCAAGGCCGGGCTCATCAATATGGCGGAATCGCTGAAGCCGGAATGCGACCGGCTGGGAATAAAGCTGCAGATCGTCAATCCCGGCTTCGTGCGCACGCCGCTGACCGACAAAAATCCGTTTCCCATGCCATTCCTGATGGAACCGGAGGATGCGGCCGCTGCGCTGATTCGCGGTCTGGACGGGAACGGTTTCGAGGTCAGCTTTCCGAAGCGTTTCACCTGGATGCTGAAATTCCTGCGCTGCCTGCCCTATGCTCTGTATTTCCCGATGATCAGCCGGGCGACCAAGCAGTGA